CTCGCCCGACGGCAAGGAAGTGTGGGTCACGGTGCGCGGCGAGAGCTACGTGTCGGTGATCGATGCCGCGACTTACGAAGAGAAGCTGCGAGTCCCCACGCCCAACGGCCCTGGCATGCCGGCCTTCTCGCCCGACGGCAAGTACGGCTACGTGTGCTCGTCGTTCACGCCGAAGACCATCGTCGTGTCGGTCGCCGACCACCAGGAGGTGGGTCGAGTCGAGCAGGCGAGCCCGTTCTGCCCGAACCTGGCCGCGACGCCCGACGGCGCGCAGGTCTGGTTCACGCTGAAAGACACGGGCAAGGTGCAGGTCTTCGACGCGAAGCCACCGTTCGCGGTGCGCAAGACGATCGACACCGGGCCGATCACGAATCATGTGAACTTCGCGCGCACGAGTCAGGGGATCCTGGCCTACGTGACCGTGGGCGGGCCGAACGAGCTGCAGGTGTTCCGCACGTCCGACTTCGCGAAGGTGGCCACGATTCCGGTCGGCAAGCTGCCGCACGGTCTCTGGCCCTCGGGCGACGGCTCGCGCATGTACGTGGGCCTCGAGAACGACGACCAGCTCGTCGCCATCGACACCGCGACCAACCGGGTGATGGCCAGCGTTCCGATCGGGCAGGCACCCCAGGCGCTCTGCTACGTGCCGGACGCGGTGCCCCAGGGCGCGGGCACCGACGGTCTCGAGCCGCTCGGCCTGGCGGGCCAGGCGACTCACTTCGTGCTGCGGCCGGCGGGCAAGAGAGCCGCGCCCGACACTCCCGCTCCAACCAGCGGAGCGCTCTTCGACCAGGGCCTGATCCAGGTGCTGCAGCTCGCCGTGACCGGGCTCGAGCCCAAGCGCCCCTACGTGCTGGCGCTGTCGAGCGCGGCCGACGGCTCGGGGAAGCTCGAGGCGCTCGCGAGCTTCACGACCAACCCGGCGGGCGGCGCGATCGTGAACGCCACCGGGCCGATCCGCCAGATCGTTCAGGCCGGAACCCCCGCGCCGCGGCGCTATCTCGTGATCGCGCCGGGCAGCGCCAGCGACGTCGGCGCCCCCGCCCAGGTGCAGTCGGACTGAGTCTCGGACCCGGGCCGTTCTCCTGTTGCAAGCGCGGAACCCACGCCTCAGGATCGTGGCGCGATGCCCCGCTTGCAACGGAAGAGCTTCGGGAAGCCCGATCAGGTCCGGACCTTTCCCATGGGTCTGCTGCAGGTGGTCTCGCTCGACGAGGTGGCGATCGGGCGCTTCGTGTTCCAGCCCGGTTGGCAGTGGTCGAAGGACGTGGGGCCGATCGCCGGCACGCGCTCCTGCGGTCACCGGCACCTGGGCTACACCATTTCGGGCTCACTCCAGGTGCGCATGGACGATGGCACCGAGCTCACGATCGCGCCGGGCGACGCCTACGAGATTCCGCCGGGTCACGACGCCTGGGTCGTGGGCGACCTGCCGTGGGACTCGGTCGAGTTCACCAGCGCCCACGCGTTCGGCCTCTCGCCGCACGACCTGGGCGAGCGCGTGCTCGCGACGATCCTCTTCAGCGACATCGTGGGCTCGACCGGCACGCTCGAGCGGGTGGGTGACCACGAGTGGGCGCGCGTCCTGCGCGAGCACAACGTGCGCATCCGCAGCGCGATCGACCGCTTTCGCGGGCGCGAGATCGACGCGGCGGGCGACGGCTTTCTCGCGCTGTTCGACGGCGCGGCGCGCGCAGTCAGCGCAGCCGCGCTGATGGACGGCGCGGTCGCGGACCTCGGCCTGCGGGTGCGCGTGGGCGTGCACACCAGCGAAGTCGAGATCGTGGGCGGCCAGGCGCGCGGCCTGGGCGTGCACACCGCCGCACGCGTGGCCTCACTCGCGGGCGCGGGCGAGGTCTTCGTGTCGGGCACCACGCGCGACCTGCTCGACGGGTCAGGACTGCTGCTCGACCACCGCGGTGACTTCGAGCTGAAGGGCCTGTCGGGCTCGCGCCCGATCTTCGCGCTGCGGCGCTGAGCGAGTGACCCGGCCCCGCGCCGGGTATACACTGCCCAGCCAAGGCGAACCCATGGCCCCCCCGACCGTGGTCTGTCCCGAGTGCTCCGAGGCCGCGCCTGCTGGAGCGCGCTTCTGCCCGAGCTGCGGCGGGCAGCTGGGAGCGGCGCGCGCGCCGATGCGCATCTCGGACGCGGAACGGCGCACGGCCACGGTGCTGTTCGCGGATCTCAGCGGCTACACCGAGCTGAACGAGCTGCTCGACCCCGAGGACGTGGCCGTCGTCATGGCAGAGATCAAGGACGGCGCGACGCGCATCCTCGAGTCTCACGGCGGCACCGTGAATCAGTTCGTGGGCGACCAGGTCATGGCGCTCTTCGGCGTGCCGCTCGCGCACGACGAGGACCCCGTGCGCGCGGTGACTGCCGCGCTCGCGCTGCACGAGTTCATGCGCGGGCTGGCGGCCGAGCTCGAGCCGCGCACGCGCCGGCTGCTGGCGCTGCACACCGCGGTGAACACGGGCGTGGTGCTCGCACAGCGCCGCGACCGGCGCGAGGGCGTGTTCGGAGTCACGGGCGACGCCATCAACACGGGCGCCCGGCTCGCGGGCATCGCGGGGCGCGACGAGATCGTGGTCGGCCCAGAGACCTTCCAGGCGATCGAGCCGTACTTCGCGACCGAGCTCGTGGGCGACGTGCAGCTGCGCGGCAAGGCCGAGCCGCTGCGCGTGCACCGCGTGCGCGGCCGGGTGGCGCGCACGCGCTTCGAGGTCGCCCAGCGCCGCGGTCTCTCGCAGCTGGTCGGGCGCGTTCAGGAGCGGGGTCTGTTTCGCGGCGCGCTCGAAGCGCTCTCGCGCGGGCAGGGCGGGCTGGTCACCGTGGCGGGCGAAGCCGGCGTGGGCAAGAGCCGGCTGTTCCACGAGTTCCAGACACTGGCCGCCGACCACGCTTTCGCCGCCTACCGCGCGCGCTGCGAGGCGTTCGGCAGCATCGAGCCCTACGCGCCGTTCGTGCAGCTCCTGCGCGATGCGCTCGACCTGAGCGCCGAGGCTTCGCACGAGCAGACCGTGCTCGACGCGGTGACTCGCCTGCGCGCGCTCGGACCCGAGCTCGAGCGGCGCGTCGCGGCATTTCTCCACCTGCTCTCGCTGCGCTCGAGCGAGCACCCGCTCGGGGCCAGTCAGCAGGGCGAGGCGCTGCGCGGCGAGATCCTCGACGCGCTCACCGACCTGTTGGCCGCGCTCGCGCGCAGCCGGCCGGTGGTGCTGTTGCTCGAGGACTGGCACTGGGCCGATCCCGCGTCCGAGCTCGCGCTCGCGAACCTGCTGGG
This Myxococcota bacterium DNA region includes the following protein-coding sequences:
- a CDS encoding YncE family protein is translated as SPDGKEVWVTVRGESYVSVIDAATYEEKLRVPTPNGPGMPAFSPDGKYGYVCSSFTPKTIVVSVADHQEVGRVEQASPFCPNLAATPDGAQVWFTLKDTGKVQVFDAKPPFAVRKTIDTGPITNHVNFARTSQGILAYVTVGGPNELQVFRTSDFAKVATIPVGKLPHGLWPSGDGSRMYVGLENDDQLVAIDTATNRVMASVPIGQAPQALCYVPDAVPQGAGTDGLEPLGLAGQATHFVLRPAGKRAAPDTPAPTSGALFDQGLIQVLQLAVTGLEPKRPYVLALSSAADGSGKLEALASFTTNPAGGAIVNATGPIRQIVQAGTPAPRRYLVIAPGSASDVGAPAQVQSD
- a CDS encoding adenylate/guanylate cyclase domain-containing protein; amino-acid sequence: MPRLQRKSFGKPDQVRTFPMGLLQVVSLDEVAIGRFVFQPGWQWSKDVGPIAGTRSCGHRHLGYTISGSLQVRMDDGTELTIAPGDAYEIPPGHDAWVVGDLPWDSVEFTSAHAFGLSPHDLGERVLATILFSDIVGSTGTLERVGDHEWARVLREHNVRIRSAIDRFRGREIDAAGDGFLALFDGAARAVSAAALMDGAVADLGLRVRVGVHTSEVEIVGGQARGLGVHTAARVASLAGAGEVFVSGTTRDLLDGSGLLLDHRGDFELKGLSGSRPIFALRR